In Methanosarcina barkeri MS, a single window of DNA contains:
- a CDS encoding bile acid:sodium symporter family protein — translation MYQKILQKFTSLFPLWAVLLSAVAYVYPEYFAPHQGLIVPFLSLIMLGMGITLSVDSFLAVLKRPSAVILGTLMQYTVMPLAAWIVCLVLKLPPDLAAGVILLGCCPGGTASNVISYLAKADVALSIVLTSVSTLLAFLATPFLTWVLIGQTVEVDVMGMLVSVVKVVIVPVVLGLAINYFFEKKINAVKDVFPAISAAAIVIIIAVIIGTNSANLGKSGPLVLLAVILHNGLGLAGGYGVSKALGFSETEARTIAIEVGMQNSGLSVALAIKHFTAAAALPGAIFSIWHNLSGAFLAGHWSKKSISVPDESKVPSKKGIHSKKLG, via the coding sequence GTGTATCAAAAAATACTTCAAAAATTTACGTCTCTGTTTCCCCTCTGGGCGGTTCTCTTATCTGCTGTTGCATATGTTTATCCTGAGTACTTTGCTCCCCATCAGGGACTTATTGTACCTTTTCTAAGCCTTATTATGCTTGGGATGGGTATCACTCTCTCGGTGGACAGTTTCCTTGCAGTATTGAAGAGACCTTCAGCAGTCATCCTAGGCACCTTGATGCAGTACACAGTTATGCCGCTTGCAGCCTGGATAGTTTGCCTGGTTCTGAAGCTTCCACCTGATCTGGCTGCGGGCGTGATCCTGCTGGGCTGCTGTCCGGGCGGTACGGCTTCGAATGTGATATCTTATCTAGCGAAAGCCGACGTGGCTCTTTCAATAGTGCTTACCTCGGTTTCTACCCTTCTCGCTTTTCTAGCAACGCCTTTCCTTACTTGGGTTCTTATAGGTCAGACCGTGGAAGTCGATGTCATGGGTATGCTTGTGAGCGTTGTAAAGGTGGTAATTGTGCCTGTTGTGCTCGGGCTTGCAATCAACTACTTCTTTGAAAAAAAGATAAACGCAGTGAAGGATGTCTTTCCGGCAATCTCAGCCGCAGCCATAGTAATTATCATCGCGGTGATTATAGGGACAAACAGTGCGAATCTTGGAAAGAGCGGCCCGCTGGTACTGCTTGCAGTGATCCTGCATAATGGGCTTGGCCTTGCAGGTGGTTATGGGGTTTCAAAGGCCCTGGGGTTCAGCGAGACCGAAGCAAGGACTATTGCAATAGAGGTTGGAATGCAAAATTCCGGCCTTAGCGTCGCTCTTGCGATAAAACATTTCACAGCAGCAGCCGCGCTTCCGGGTGCGATATTTAGTATATGGCACAACCTGTCCGGAGCTTTCCTTGCAGGACACTGGTCAAAAAAGAGTATATCCGTTCCTGATGAAAGTAAGGTGCCTTCCAAAAAGGGCATCCATAGTAAGAAATTGGGGTGA
- a CDS encoding S4 domain-containing protein, giving the protein MRLDAYLVDMGYFKSRGRAKSAILAGNVKVNGAAVTKASKDVSTDDIIEVTEGLDQPQGYFKLKLIQEESGILKPGDKVLDLGSSAGGFLLFASEIVGHIKGIEFSKDFRSELGKIAYEKENVEVIFGDVFTIPLNLLSEEPVDVILSDMTLEPEDSIKALSRVLPLLKPEGKLLQVIKIPKKKNPKPILSKIENLGLEIQQVINPKKQEIYVVTRKSLPEKKEPLTEAQPEKNEF; this is encoded by the coding sequence ATGAGACTGGATGCATACCTTGTAGATATGGGCTATTTTAAATCAAGGGGACGAGCCAAGTCGGCTATCCTTGCCGGAAATGTTAAGGTAAACGGCGCGGCAGTAACAAAAGCCTCCAAAGATGTGTCTACTGATGATATAATAGAAGTTACTGAGGGCCTTGACCAGCCTCAGGGCTATTTCAAACTCAAGCTTATTCAGGAGGAAAGTGGAATTCTTAAGCCTGGAGATAAAGTGCTTGACCTTGGCTCCAGCGCAGGCGGCTTTCTTCTTTTTGCCTCGGAAATTGTAGGCCATATAAAAGGCATAGAATTCAGCAAGGACTTCAGGAGCGAACTTGGAAAAATTGCATATGAAAAGGAAAATGTTGAGGTAATATTCGGAGATGTCTTCACCATACCCCTGAATTTGCTTTCAGAAGAACCCGTGGATGTGATTCTTTCGGATATGACCCTGGAACCTGAGGACTCAATCAAGGCTCTTTCGAGAGTGCTGCCTCTGCTGAAACCCGAAGGAAAGCTGCTTCAGGTCATCAAAATTCCTAAAAAGAAGAACCCAAAACCGATCCTGAGTAAAATAGAGAACCTTGGACTTGAAATTCAGCAGGTTATCAATCCCAAAAAACAGGAAATTTATGTGGTCACAAGAAAATCCCTGCCCGAAAAGAAAGAGCCACTCACAGAAGCTCAGCCCGAAAAAAATGAGTTTTGA
- a CDS encoding DUF2119 domain-containing protein, with the protein MWSQENPCPKRKSHSQKLSPKKMSFEASKLMNTDRIENSCGIEKSEAIENSGGIEKSEAIENSKATKSSETIKSSETIKSSETIENSKGKESSRDSFFSNHECTEMRSDSYPDARMKIYGHERPVRLFVAGLHGDEWKDTTGLLKGIKPPKTGSLALIPLVDCGKYISTLNPDYYPETGKKIIRAIEELKPEIYIELHSYSGENLEKLAGKHRLELIGVPAYSILKEGVLLGSVSPWVRRKYFPKEALCLSFELRKGSMESRKFAARMLEVLKEIQSRDEFIEYMKKEYPAQAKKAMEDYLRFYGEI; encoded by the coding sequence ATGTGGTCACAAGAAAATCCCTGCCCGAAAAGAAAGAGCCACTCACAGAAGCTCAGCCCGAAAAAAATGAGTTTTGAGGCCTCAAAACTGATGAATACTGACAGGATAGAAAATTCATGTGGAATAGAGAAGTCTGAAGCAATAGAGAATTCAGGCGGAATAGAGAAATCTGAAGCAATAGAGAATTCTAAAGCAACAAAGAGTTCTGAAACAATAAAGAGTTCTGAAACAATAAAGAGTTCTGAAACAATAGAAAATTCTAAAGGAAAAGAGAGTTCAAGGGATTCTTTTTTCAGCAACCACGAATGCACAGAAATGCGATCAGATTCGTATCCTGATGCCAGAATGAAAATTTACGGCCACGAAAGACCAGTTCGACTCTTTGTTGCAGGCCTTCACGGAGATGAATGGAAAGATACGACTGGACTTCTGAAAGGCATTAAACCTCCAAAAACCGGTTCTCTGGCTCTGATTCCACTTGTAGACTGCGGGAAGTACATTTCAACCCTGAACCCGGATTACTATCCCGAAACCGGAAAAAAGATCATCAGGGCGATTGAAGAATTAAAGCCCGAAATTTACATTGAGCTTCATTCCTATTCCGGTGAAAATCTTGAAAAACTGGCCGGAAAGCACAGACTCGAACTCATAGGAGTGCCTGCTTACAGCATCCTCAAAGAAGGAGTACTACTTGGTTCTGTTTCTCCCTGGGTTAGAAGAAAGTATTTTCCAAAAGAGGCTCTTTGCCTTTCTTTTGAACTCCGAAAAGGAAGTATGGAATCAAGAAAATTTGCCGCCCGTATGCTTGAGGTTCTTAAGGAAATTCAATCAAGGGACGAATTCATTGAATATATGAAAAAAGAATATCCTGCTCAGGCGAAAAAGGCAATGGAAGATTACCTGCGGTTTTACGGAGAAATCTGA